The following coding sequences lie in one Mucilaginibacter sp. KACC 22773 genomic window:
- a CDS encoding VOC family protein → MSKLNFISPFFIVSNIDNSVAFYVTKLGFEVRYMGPEGDPFFAMVGRGPVSIMLKAITADIKPIPNPTRHEWAAWDAYISTEDPDILFEEFSRAGISFRQPIHNNSDGLRGFEVTDADGYVLFFGRPKE, encoded by the coding sequence ATGTCAAAGCTTAATTTTATTTCGCCGTTTTTTATTGTTTCCAATATAGACAATTCGGTTGCCTTTTATGTAACTAAGCTTGGGTTTGAAGTGCGGTACATGGGCCCCGAAGGCGATCCGTTTTTTGCCATGGTGGGCCGTGGCCCCGTTTCCATAATGCTAAAGGCAATTACAGCCGACATAAAACCCATCCCCAATCCTACCCGACACGAATGGGCCGCCTGGGATGCATACATTTCTACCGAAGATCCTGATATTTTATTTGAAGAATTCAGCCGGGCCGGCATAAGCTTCCGGCAACCCATCCACAACAATAGCGACGGGTTGCGTGGTTTTGAAGTAACAGATGCCGATGGCTATGTTTTATTTTTTGGCCGGCCCAAAGAATAG
- a CDS encoding DUF4202 domain-containing protein: MSKLSKAFELFDAYNKQDPRSFTWEGVTEPQEYFFAVKLYEWVLKLDPDAGEELLLASRSQHIGRWEIPREDYPEGREPYLKWRKDLALHHAAIAGRLMKDAGYNDETSDRVKQIILKKRIKVDADVQTMENALCLVFLQLQYEEFRKKYEQEPEKIINILRKSLLKMDGHGHQFALKLPYSENGLALINEALSKL, encoded by the coding sequence ATGAGTAAACTAAGTAAGGCATTTGAGCTTTTTGATGCTTATAATAAGCAAGATCCACGCAGTTTTACATGGGAAGGTGTAACTGAGCCGCAAGAATACTTTTTTGCTGTTAAATTATATGAATGGGTTTTAAAATTAGATCCGGACGCTGGTGAAGAATTATTATTGGCATCCAGAAGTCAGCACATTGGCCGTTGGGAAATTCCGCGTGAAGATTACCCGGAGGGACGTGAGCCATACCTGAAATGGCGCAAAGACCTGGCCTTGCACCATGCTGCCATTGCAGGCCGTTTAATGAAAGATGCGGGTTATAACGACGAAACATCAGATCGTGTTAAACAAATCATCCTGAAGAAACGAATTAAGGTTGATGCTGATGTGCAGACCATGGAGAATGCGCTTTGCCTCGTATTCCTGCAATTACAATATGAAGAATTCAGGAAAAAGTATGAGCAGGAACCGGAGAAAATAATTAATATTCTTCGGAAATCATTATTGAAAATGGACGGGCACGGGCATCAGTTCGCATTAAAATTGCCTTATTCGGAAAATGGGTTAGCGTTAATCAATGAGGCCTTAAGCAAGTTGTAA
- a CDS encoding isocitrate lyase/PEP mutase family protein, which yields MSTSTANLFEARANEFKMLHQRAGIFVVPNPWDAGSAMILESLGFKALATTSAGLAFSLGKPDGHASITREETLQNVKNIIAATSLPVSADLENGYGDDPMVCAETINLAANIGLAGGSIEDATGNPADPIYPFELAVERVKAAVKAARNQPHPFTLTARAENLIYGRPDLKDTIKRLVAFADAGADVLFAPGLKTRQEVEAVVKAVAPRPVNVVMGLSGSNFSLNMLEDIGVKRVSIGSSLIRAAYGAVFRAAEEILQNGTFSYADDAPPYGNLNKLFGGH from the coding sequence ATGAGTACATCTACAGCAAATTTATTTGAAGCCAGGGCCAATGAGTTTAAAATGCTGCATCAAAGGGCTGGTATTTTTGTAGTTCCTAATCCCTGGGATGCGGGGTCGGCAATGATTTTGGAATCGTTGGGGTTCAAGGCGCTTGCTACAACAAGCGCCGGGCTTGCCTTCTCTTTGGGTAAGCCTGACGGGCATGCTTCCATTACACGGGAGGAGACGTTGCAGAATGTGAAAAATATCATTGCGGCAACCAGTTTGCCGGTATCTGCCGACCTGGAAAATGGCTATGGTGACGACCCTATGGTTTGTGCTGAAACGATTAACCTTGCTGCAAATATCGGTTTAGCAGGAGGCTCTATTGAAGATGCCACCGGAAATCCGGCCGATCCCATTTACCCGTTTGAATTGGCGGTTGAACGGGTGAAAGCCGCCGTAAAAGCTGCCAGAAATCAGCCGCATCCATTCACGTTAACCGCAAGGGCCGAAAATTTGATATACGGCCGGCCCGATTTAAAAGATACCATTAAAAGGCTTGTGGCGTTTGCTGATGCCGGGGCCGATGTACTATTTGCACCCGGCCTTAAAACACGCCAGGAAGTTGAGGCGGTAGTTAAGGCTGTAGCGCCGCGCCCGGTTAATGTAGTTATGGGCCTGTCGGGTAGCAACTTTTCCTTGAATATGCTCGAAGATATTGGCGTGAAGCGCGTAAGTATTGGCTCATCGCTCATCCGGGCAGCTTACGGGGCGGTTTTTAGGGCGGCAGAAGAGATACTTCAAAACGGTACTTTTAGCTATGCTGACGATGCTCCACCGTATGGTAATTTGAATAAGTTATTCGGAGGGCATTAA
- a CDS encoding pyridoxal phosphate-dependent aminotransferase has product MPKISQKGQRMPASPIRKLTPYADQAKLDGKKVYHLNIGQPDIQTPEGMLNAIKNIDFKVWAYTPSEGTLSYRKKLTQYYNKLGYNITPDNIIVTTGGSEAITIAMMACLDSGDEVIIPEPFYANYNGFASQSDIVVKPILSYIDNGFALPPISEFEKLITDKTKAIIICSPNNPTGYLYSQEELKALRELCLKHDLYLFSDEAYREFCYDGRKFISPMHLDGLDDNVVVMDTVSKRYSACGARLGCLITKNAALRTAALKFAQARLSAGMVEQIAGEAAVDTPDEYFEAVNKEYTSRRNTLVTALNNIDGVYCPNPGGAFYVVAQLPIDDADKFCQWMLESFDYNNQTVMMAPATGFYSTPGAGINEVRMAYVLNNDDLKSAMICLEEALKVYPGKVVATEHLVAKN; this is encoded by the coding sequence ATGCCAAAAATATCTCAGAAAGGGCAGCGAATGCCCGCATCTCCTATTCGTAAATTAACACCTTATGCTGACCAGGCTAAGCTGGACGGCAAAAAAGTGTACCATTTAAATATTGGGCAACCGGATATTCAAACGCCTGAAGGCATGTTAAATGCCATTAAAAACATTGATTTTAAAGTTTGGGCCTATACCCCATCCGAGGGTACTTTGAGCTATCGTAAAAAGCTTACACAGTACTATAACAAGTTAGGTTACAATATCACGCCGGATAACATCATAGTAACCACCGGCGGGTCTGAAGCCATTACCATAGCTATGATGGCCTGTTTAGATTCTGGTGATGAAGTAATAATTCCTGAACCTTTTTATGCCAATTACAATGGTTTTGCCAGCCAGAGTGATATTGTTGTAAAGCCTATATTATCCTACATTGATAATGGATTTGCACTCCCACCTATCAGCGAATTTGAAAAGCTGATTACCGATAAAACCAAAGCTATCATCATTTGCAGTCCCAATAACCCTACAGGCTACCTGTATTCACAGGAAGAACTGAAGGCCTTGAGGGAGTTGTGTTTAAAACACGATCTGTACTTGTTTTCGGACGAGGCATACCGCGAATTTTGTTACGATGGCCGTAAATTTATTTCGCCCATGCATTTAGACGGGTTGGATGATAACGTGGTGGTTATGGATACCGTAAGCAAGCGTTACAGCGCATGCGGCGCCCGTTTAGGCTGCCTGATTACTAAAAATGCAGCATTACGCACAGCGGCGTTAAAATTTGCCCAGGCCCGTTTGAGTGCAGGCATGGTTGAACAAATTGCCGGCGAGGCAGCCGTTGATACGCCCGATGAATATTTTGAAGCCGTAAATAAAGAGTATACCAGCAGGCGAAACACCCTGGTAACCGCATTAAATAACATAGATGGCGTTTACTGCCCAAATCCCGGAGGCGCTTTTTATGTGGTTGCCCAACTCCCAATTGACGATGCCGATAAGTTTTGCCAATGGATGCTGGAAAGTTTCGACTACAATAATCAAACTGTAATGATGGCACCGGCAACAGGCTTTTACAGCACGCCGGGCGCGGGGATAAATGAAGTTCGCATGGCCTATGTACTTAACAATGATGACTTAAAAAGCGCCATGATTTGTTTGGAGGAGGCTTTGAAGGTGTATCCCGGAAAAGTAGTGGCAACGGAGCATCTTGTCGCTAAAAATTAG
- a CDS encoding DUF1573 domain-containing protein, with amino-acid sequence MKKILMICAVVLGFAFTASAQDNQKAEFKFNEEKHDFGKVPQGTPVTTVFEFTNIGKEPLILTEVRPTCGCTIADYTKTPVKSGDKGLIKITYNAAVAAPFNKTIVVKSNAVTPEKYLNIIGEVIAKPASSK; translated from the coding sequence ATGAAAAAGATATTAATGATCTGCGCAGTGGTTTTGGGTTTTGCCTTCACTGCATCGGCACAAGATAACCAAAAAGCCGAGTTTAAATTCAACGAAGAGAAGCACGACTTTGGGAAAGTACCCCAGGGCACACCTGTTACCACCGTTTTTGAATTTACAAACATTGGTAAAGAGCCACTTATACTTACCGAAGTAAGGCCAACCTGCGGTTGCACTATTGCAGATTATACCAAAACCCCTGTAAAAAGCGGTGATAAAGGTTTAATTAAAATCACTTATAACGCTGCAGTTGCTGCCCCTTTTAACAAAACTATCGTGGTTAAATCAAACGCGGTTACACCCGAAAAATATTTAAATATTATAGGTGAAGTTATTGCCAAACCGGCCTCAAGTAAATAA
- a CDS encoding thiamine pyrophosphate-dependent enzyme, whose amino-acid sequence MPGTAIRATSKFDTAELSFDDFKKIVIEDYRIGYESRQASIIGRKEVLTGKAKFGIFGDGKEVAQLAMAKAFRAGDWRAGYYRDQTFMFATGMSNLKEFFAQLYAHPDVEKDPASAGRQMNCHYATRFVNADGSWINQAETMNCSSDISTTGGHMPRLLGLAYASKLYRQNQELEYLKQFSVNGNEVAFGSIGNGATSEGVFFECFNAAGVLQVPMAISIWDDAYAISVPAKLQTTKEDISEILKGFQRENGSNGFEIFKVKGWDYIALCETYARAITLCREEHVPVLIHVTEMTQPQGHSTSGSHERYKSKDRLAWEDEHDCLLKMRQWMIASAISTEQELDELEAEAKKYVRDCQREAAGELVTLINAELEEAAKMIEQFAEGVSVKQQLTEIVAELHRSYDAGRKEIVSAVRKTLRATAKEDSAERQILVNWLNTEKEKNNDRYNTKLFSNTPQSPLYVPVVPATYSDDARSIDGREVLNACFDANFARDKTIVAFGEDVGAIGDVNQGFAGLQSKYGDLRITDTGIRETSIIGQGMGLAMRGLKPIAEIQYLDYLIYAMTVICDDIGSLSYRTFGGQKAPLIIRTRGHRLEGIWHSGSPLGMILGSMRGFHICVPRNMTQAAGMYNTLLRGDEPALVIESLNGYRLKEKLPANVGEFTVPLGKAEIMREGADVTVVSYGSTLRIVLEAAEELEKMGINIEVIDPQTLYPFDKENLCGVSLKKTNKLLVVDEDVPGAASAYIIQQIVEAQKGYYSLDSQPRTLTAKEHRPPYGSDGDYFSKPSLDDIVEAVYAIVSEANPGKFPPIF is encoded by the coding sequence ATGCCTGGAACTGCAATTCGTGCCACCAGTAAATTTGATACCGCAGAGCTTAGTTTTGATGATTTTAAAAAGATCGTTATTGAAGATTATCGTATTGGTTATGAGAGCAGACAAGCCAGTATTATAGGCCGTAAAGAGGTATTGACGGGCAAGGCCAAATTTGGTATTTTTGGCGATGGCAAAGAGGTTGCACAACTGGCTATGGCCAAAGCCTTCCGCGCCGGCGATTGGCGCGCAGGCTATTACCGCGACCAAACTTTTATGTTTGCCACAGGCATGAGCAACCTGAAGGAATTTTTTGCCCAGCTTTATGCCCATCCTGATGTAGAAAAAGATCCTGCCTCAGCCGGCCGGCAAATGAACTGCCACTATGCTACCCGTTTTGTTAATGCCGATGGCAGTTGGATAAACCAGGCCGAAACGATGAATTGCTCATCGGATATATCAACCACAGGCGGCCATATGCCACGATTGCTGGGTTTGGCATATGCCTCAAAACTATATCGCCAAAACCAGGAGCTGGAATATCTTAAACAATTTTCGGTTAATGGTAACGAGGTTGCCTTTGGGAGTATTGGTAATGGTGCCACATCCGAAGGTGTATTTTTTGAATGCTTCAACGCAGCGGGTGTACTACAGGTGCCGATGGCCATATCCATCTGGGACGATGCCTATGCTATTTCGGTGCCGGCTAAACTCCAAACTACCAAAGAAGATATTTCTGAAATATTAAAAGGTTTTCAGCGCGAAAATGGCTCAAATGGTTTCGAGATTTTTAAAGTAAAAGGTTGGGATTATATAGCACTTTGCGAAACCTACGCCCGTGCCATTACTTTATGCCGCGAAGAACATGTTCCGGTACTGATCCACGTTACCGAGATGACACAGCCACAAGGCCATTCAACGTCGGGTTCACACGAACGATATAAATCAAAAGATCGCCTGGCCTGGGAGGATGAGCACGATTGTTTGCTAAAAATGCGCCAATGGATGATTGCTTCGGCCATATCAACCGAACAAGAGCTGGATGAATTAGAAGCAGAGGCCAAAAAATATGTACGCGACTGCCAGCGTGAAGCGGCAGGGGAGTTAGTAACCCTAATAAATGCCGAATTGGAAGAAGCCGCCAAAATGATTGAACAATTTGCCGAAGGTGTTTCTGTTAAACAACAATTGACAGAAATAGTAGCGGAATTGCATAGAAGTTATGACGCCGGCCGCAAAGAAATTGTCTCTGCTGTAAGGAAAACTTTGAGGGCTACCGCTAAAGAGGACTCTGCAGAAAGACAAATACTCGTAAACTGGTTAAATACTGAAAAGGAAAAAAATAACGACAGATACAACACAAAACTATTTTCAAATACGCCACAATCACCTCTTTATGTGCCCGTTGTTCCTGCAACCTACAGTGATGATGCGCGCTCAATTGATGGCCGTGAAGTTTTAAACGCTTGTTTCGATGCCAATTTTGCAAGGGATAAAACCATTGTCGCATTCGGTGAAGACGTAGGTGCCATAGGAGATGTAAACCAGGGGTTTGCCGGCTTGCAAAGCAAGTATGGCGATTTGCGGATAACTGATACCGGTATCCGTGAAACCTCCATTATTGGGCAGGGTATGGGTTTGGCTATGCGTGGCTTAAAGCCGATTGCCGAAATTCAATATCTTGATTACCTGATATATGCTATGACGGTTATCTGCGATGATATTGGTAGCCTGAGTTACCGTACTTTCGGCGGGCAAAAAGCGCCGTTAATTATACGCACCCGCGGGCACCGCCTGGAAGGTATCTGGCATTCGGGCTCACCATTAGGGATGATATTAGGCTCCATGCGCGGGTTTCATATCTGCGTGCCACGTAACATGACCCAGGCCGCAGGTATGTACAACACTTTGCTGCGCGGTGATGAACCAGCATTGGTTATCGAAAGCCTTAACGGCTACCGCCTGAAAGAAAAACTCCCTGCAAACGTTGGCGAGTTTACCGTTCCGCTGGGTAAGGCCGAGATTATGCGGGAGGGCGCCGATGTTACCGTGGTGTCATACGGCTCAACGTTGCGTATCGTTTTAGAGGCTGCCGAAGAGTTGGAAAAAATGGGTATTAACATTGAAGTTATCGACCCGCAAACTTTATATCCTTTTGATAAAGAGAACCTTTGTGGTGTTTCGTTGAAGAAAACAAATAAGCTGCTGGTTGTTGACGAGGATGTTCCGGGCGCAGCATCGGCCTATATTATTCAACAAATCGTTGAAGCCCAAAAAGGTTATTACTCGTTGGATAGCCAGCCGCGTACATTAACTGCGAAAGAGCACCGCCCGCCGTATGGTTCAGATGGCGATTACTTTAGCAAGCCATCTCTTGATGATATTGTTGAGGCTGTTTATGCCATTGTAAGTGAAGCAAACCCAGGCAAATTTCCGCCGATCTTTTAA
- a CDS encoding nitroreductase family protein: protein MDSNSFAAVASVIKTRRSVKPNMMNGHKAPNGHVAALLELADWAPTHGFTEPWRFIVYEDPTKFCQIHADVYKQGVNAEEYNETVYTNLQRQGDKASHVIIAIMERGNLLKIPAFEEVAAVSSAIQNILLGATALSMASFWSTGGAILKPGFKEFLQLREEDQVMGVLYLGYADQNPEGKRTVPLENKVKWVK, encoded by the coding sequence ATGGATTCTAATTCTTTTGCTGCCGTTGCCAGCGTTATAAAAACTCGTCGTTCGGTTAAACCAAATATGATGAACGGGCACAAGGCTCCAAATGGTCATGTTGCTGCCCTGCTTGAACTTGCTGATTGGGCGCCAACACACGGTTTTACCGAGCCGTGGCGCTTTATTGTATATGAAGATCCTACTAAGTTTTGCCAAATACATGCAGACGTTTATAAGCAAGGAGTAAACGCCGAAGAATATAACGAAACTGTTTACACCAACCTCCAACGCCAGGGCGATAAAGCTTCCCATGTTATTATCGCTATTATGGAGAGGGGTAACCTGCTAAAAATACCAGCTTTTGAGGAGGTGGCTGCAGTTTCCAGCGCTATTCAAAACATCCTGCTTGGCGCTACAGCCTTAAGTATGGCTTCATTCTGGAGTACGGGTGGTGCAATATTAAAACCGGGTTTTAAAGAATTTTTACAGTTGCGTGAAGAGGATCAGGTAATGGGCGTATTGTACCTAGGTTATGCCGATCAAAACCCCGAAGGAAAAAGAACCGTTCCTCTTGAAAATAAAGTTAAATGGGTTAAATAA
- a CDS encoding murein L,D-transpeptidase catalytic domain family protein: MRKCFWGLILAIFLFSATVISWRSPNANKSNGGVNSGLAAKELFNQYVNSLYVATGLQGSGLAFDVFEKAFTGYTNLKLSHKIPENSAVLTIVDFSKSSREKRMWIVNLFSKQLLLNTWVAHGSGSGMEMAEHFSDRNDSHQSSLGFYLTDNVYIGKHGRSLHLDGLDSGFNASARFRDIVVHAAKYVGQSAIDQQGRLGRSFGCPAVAPNVVNFVIDNIQGKSVLFINGNDDTYTSKYLDETALLNQVAADSTSFDIAKL, from the coding sequence ATGAGGAAATGTTTTTGGGGCTTAATATTGGCGATTTTTTTATTTTCTGCAACAGTTATTAGCTGGAGATCGCCAAATGCTAACAAATCAAACGGAGGGGTAAATTCTGGTCTTGCTGCCAAGGAATTATTTAATCAGTACGTCAATAGCCTTTATGTGGCTACAGGGTTGCAAGGATCGGGGTTGGCTTTTGATGTATTTGAAAAAGCCTTTACCGGTTATACCAACCTGAAATTATCACATAAAATACCAGAAAACAGCGCGGTGTTAACCATAGTCGATTTCAGTAAATCAAGTCGCGAAAAACGCATGTGGATTGTCAATTTATTTAGTAAGCAACTGTTGTTAAATACCTGGGTGGCCCACGGATCTGGAAGCGGAATGGAAATGGCCGAGCACTTTTCTGATCGTAACGATTCGCACCAAAGCAGTTTAGGTTTTTATCTTACCGATAATGTTTACATAGGCAAACATGGCCGGTCGTTGCATTTGGATGGATTGGATTCTGGTTTTAATGCCAGTGCCCGTTTTCGTGATATTGTTGTTCATGCAGCAAAATACGTAGGCCAAAGTGCCATTGATCAGCAGGGACGTTTAGGCCGTAGTTTCGGCTGCCCGGCTGTAGCACCCAATGTCGTTAATTTTGTGATCGACAACATCCAGGGTAAATCGGTACTTTTTATCAATGGTAATGATGATACCTACACTTCAAAATATCTTGATGAAACGGCACTTTTAAACCAGGTAGCGGCCGATTCTACATCTTTTGATATAGCAAAGCTATAA
- a CDS encoding L,D-transpeptidase family protein, translated as MPPVTKNKLSISLILISSFALLLTFQSCKEKHDKIANNLFKITKNKVFKDFDDDAYVVAFKKELENEKLKLSNEPVVEAFYKANNYLPVFVMNHLANGDLDAIPDFYDKATDHGIDPKLFSTTELKAMIAKFHDVNSIKTTDEAYGDLAKLELLATSSLTKYASAMQFGLLNPKKIYSRYFTVTKRPDSTSMKAVLMATDTRAYLDSIQPKDPQYIALQNAYLHGDTFDGLSKEEAQRYLLVNMERLRWRNKPYEPKYVYVNIPDYRLDVFENGKSVLNMKVCVGQGRNMDAQNSLIKYDDTCAIDKPFARETPQLSSLIHSVDVNPVWNIPRSIATKEIIIEAAKDRYYLSNKNIDVYKDGNLIDNPEDVDWSTVTKDNLDYDFKQRPGEDNSLGKIKFLFKNKSSVYLHDTPAKSAFGKAMRAVSHGCVRLGDPQALAKNLFGEGEEFDTIAKDMASDNPDPTSIALPKKTPIYITYVTCWADETGTLQFRQDVYGLDIVLYAHLKKFLSK; from the coding sequence ATGCCTCCCGTCACGAAAAATAAACTCTCAATTTCCCTTATCCTTATTTCGTCATTTGCTTTATTATTAACTTTTCAAAGCTGCAAAGAAAAGCATGACAAAATAGCCAATAATCTTTTCAAAATAACTAAAAACAAAGTCTTCAAAGATTTTGATGACGATGCATATGTCGTTGCGTTTAAAAAAGAACTGGAGAATGAAAAATTAAAACTATCCAACGAACCTGTGGTCGAAGCTTTTTACAAAGCAAATAATTACCTGCCGGTATTTGTAATGAACCACCTTGCCAACGGCGACCTGGATGCCATACCTGATTTTTACGACAAAGCAACTGACCATGGCATCGATCCAAAACTATTTAGCACCACGGAACTAAAAGCTATGATTGCTAAGTTTCATGATGTAAACAGCATCAAAACTACAGATGAAGCTTATGGTGATCTGGCAAAATTGGAATTGCTGGCAACCAGTTCATTAACAAAATATGCCAGTGCCATGCAGTTTGGCTTACTTAATCCAAAAAAAATCTATTCGAGGTATTTTACCGTCACCAAACGGCCAGACAGTACATCGATGAAAGCTGTGCTTATGGCCACAGATACAAGGGCGTACCTGGATAGCATCCAACCTAAAGACCCACAGTATATTGCCTTGCAAAATGCATACCTGCACGGTGATACGTTTGATGGCTTATCAAAAGAAGAAGCCCAACGGTATCTGTTGGTTAATATGGAACGTTTGCGCTGGCGAAACAAGCCTTATGAGCCCAAATATGTATATGTAAATATCCCGGATTACAGGCTTGATGTTTTTGAAAATGGCAAATCTGTATTAAATATGAAAGTTTGTGTTGGCCAGGGCCGAAATATGGATGCGCAAAACAGCCTGATTAAATATGATGATACCTGTGCAATTGATAAACCATTCGCGCGTGAAACGCCGCAGTTGAGTAGCTTAATTCATAGCGTTGATGTAAACCCCGTATGGAACATACCACGAAGCATAGCCACCAAAGAAATTATAATAGAGGCCGCCAAAGACAGGTATTACCTATCCAACAAAAATATTGATGTTTACAAAGACGGAAACCTGATTGATAATCCCGAAGATGTTGACTGGAGTACTGTTACCAAAGACAACCTGGACTATGATTTTAAACAGCGGCCCGGGGAGGATAACTCTTTAGGCAAGATAAAATTCCTGTTTAAAAACAAAAGCAGTGTTTACCTGCATGATACCCCGGCAAAATCTGCATTCGGAAAAGCCATGCGGGCCGTGAGCCATGGTTGTGTGCGCCTTGGAGATCCACAGGCGCTGGCAAAAAACCTTTTTGGAGAGGGCGAAGAATTTGATACCATTGCAAAAGACATGGCTTCTGACAATCCAGACCCTACCAGCATAGCGCTGCCTAAAAAAACACCTATTTATATCACATACGTTACCTGTTGGGCTGACGAAACTGGCACATTACAATTTAGGCAAGATGTATATGGACTGGACATTGTGCTATATGCTCACCTGAAAAAATTTCTGAGCAAATAA
- a CDS encoding glycosyl hydrolase, whose translation MKRQLLIIAATLLPFVAAAQGFKPVNKNASPEVVKLLSFLYQIKGRHVLSGQQNYNSDLNTFSDSAYAITGKYPALWGSDFMLWGDKDLGQKLVYEAQKKWHDGYLVTIMWHQGRPTDDAPYDWKTSIQGKLTDAEWTELITPNTPLNKRWLADIDKKAVYLKQLRDSHVPVLWRPYHEMNGVWFWWGDKKGKNGIQKLWKMMYDRYTNYHKLNNLIWVWGANGLRDIPKDEAYDYKLYYPGADYVDILGADVYHFDYEQKDYNELLSLANGKIIVLGETGELPRPEVLAAQPEWAWFMVWTSWLWTDNTHERVKEIYNLPQTLNHDEVKAMLQK comes from the coding sequence ATGAAAAGACAGTTATTAATTATAGCAGCAACTCTTCTGCCATTTGTGGCCGCTGCCCAGGGTTTTAAGCCGGTGAACAAAAATGCATCGCCCGAAGTGGTTAAATTACTATCCTTTTTATATCAAATAAAGGGCAGGCATGTCCTGTCTGGTCAGCAGAATTACAATAGCGATTTGAATACGTTTTCGGATAGTGCTTACGCCATAACCGGGAAATATCCTGCATTATGGGGTTCTGATTTTATGTTGTGGGGCGATAAAGACCTCGGGCAGAAGCTTGTATACGAAGCTCAAAAGAAATGGCATGATGGTTACCTGGTTACCATTATGTGGCACCAGGGCCGGCCAACCGATGATGCGCCATACGATTGGAAAACAAGTATACAGGGCAAGCTAACCGATGCCGAATGGACAGAGCTAATTACACCAAATACGCCCTTGAATAAAAGATGGCTTGCCGATATAGATAAAAAAGCGGTTTATCTAAAACAGTTACGAGATTCGCATGTGCCGGTTTTGTGGCGACCTTACCACGAAATGAATGGCGTATGGTTTTGGTGGGGCGATAAAAAAGGTAAAAACGGGATCCAAAAACTTTGGAAAATGATGTACGACAGGTACACCAATTATCATAAGCTAAATAACCTGATTTGGGTATGGGGCGCAAACGGCTTGCGGGATATACCAAAAGATGAAGCGTACGATTATAAACTATATTACCCTGGTGCTGATTATGTTGATATCCTGGGTGCGGACGTTTATCACTTTGACTATGAGCAAAAGGATTACAACGAACTGCTAAGCCTGGCCAACGGTAAAATTATAGTGCTTGGCGAAACCGGCGAACTGCCCAGACCAGAGGTATTGGCAGCCCAACCCGAATGGGCCTGGTTTATGGTATGGACAAGCTGGCTATGGACGGATAATACCCATGAGCGGGTAAAGGAAATTTATAACCTGCCACAAACCCTTAACCACGATGAAGTAAAAGCCATGCTGCAAAAATAA
- a CDS encoding DinB family protein: MIDKVKLPEVWLRGPLNDIPALLQPVAHALLQAREELNELMVDFPDPLLWDKVAGLASPGFHLQHLAGVLDRLFTYAKGEGLSADQLTYLAAEGKPAETIGSTALVKRFNLQVDSAVKQLANTNQSTLTDKRGVGRAQVPSTVIGLYVHAAEHTMRHLGQLLVTVKVLKQEL; encoded by the coding sequence ATGATTGATAAAGTTAAACTACCCGAAGTTTGGTTGCGCGGTCCATTAAATGATATCCCGGCGTTGCTGCAGCCCGTGGCACATGCTTTATTGCAGGCCAGGGAAGAGTTGAATGAGCTGATGGTCGATTTCCCGGACCCATTGTTGTGGGATAAAGTTGCTGGCCTGGCATCGCCTGGTTTTCATTTACAGCATTTGGCAGGTGTGCTCGACAGGCTTTTTACCTATGCAAAAGGCGAGGGGCTCTCCGCAGACCAATTGACCTATTTAGCCGCCGAGGGTAAGCCCGCTGAAACCATTGGTTCAACTGCATTAGTTAAGCGATTTAATTTGCAGGTTGATAGCGCTGTGAAACAATTGGCCAATACCAATCAATCTACTTTAACCGATAAAAGAGGTGTGGGGCGGGCGCAGGTGCCATCAACTGTTATTGGCCTGTATGTACATGCTGCGGAGCATACTATGCGCCATTTGGGCCAATTGCTTGTTACTGTTAAGGTTTTGAAACAAGAATTGTAG